In the genome of Kitasatospora cathayae, one region contains:
- a CDS encoding DUF2637 domain-containing protein, translating to MKLSDIPLGWAVTGVAGLLVSALLVALARSRGSAAGGDSWERSEERRRNKESLYGAASYTLLFCCAGVAAALSFHGLVGFGVQNLGLSGGWEYLVPFGLDGAAMFCSVLAVREASHGDAALGSRLLVWLFAGASAWFNWVHAPRGFGHAGAPQFFSGMSLSAAILFDRALKQTRRAALREQGLVPRPLPQIRIVRWLRAPRETYAAWSLMLLEGVRSLDEAVDEVRDDKRERALEKERRKLAGRRERAEIRAINRGGSHWRGRGGGARQLESAGSEPAIAGSAEAGREVEAGAREAGAREVEAAEGTVVQPGLPARPERRTIDLTVDEDTVTLPRLDSLERKLKDLEQQFG from the coding sequence ATGAAATTGTCCGACATACCGCTCGGCTGGGCCGTCACCGGGGTGGCGGGGCTGCTGGTCAGCGCCCTCCTGGTGGCCCTGGCCCGGAGCCGGGGATCCGCCGCCGGCGGGGATTCCTGGGAGCGTTCCGAGGAACGGCGCCGCAACAAGGAGTCCCTGTACGGCGCCGCCTCCTACACGCTGCTGTTCTGCTGCGCCGGGGTCGCGGCCGCGCTCTCCTTCCACGGACTGGTCGGCTTCGGCGTGCAGAACCTCGGCCTCTCCGGCGGCTGGGAGTACCTCGTCCCGTTCGGGCTCGACGGCGCCGCGATGTTCTGCTCGGTGCTCGCCGTCCGCGAGGCCAGCCACGGCGACGCGGCGCTCGGCTCCCGGCTGCTGGTCTGGCTCTTCGCCGGCGCCTCGGCCTGGTTCAACTGGGTGCACGCCCCGCGTGGCTTCGGCCACGCCGGCGCCCCGCAGTTCTTCTCCGGCATGTCGCTGTCCGCCGCGATCCTGTTCGACCGCGCGCTCAAGCAGACCCGCCGGGCCGCACTGCGCGAACAGGGCCTGGTGCCCCGCCCGTTGCCGCAGATCCGCATCGTCCGCTGGCTGCGCGCCCCGCGCGAGACCTACGCGGCCTGGTCGCTGATGCTCCTGGAGGGCGTGCGCAGCCTGGACGAGGCGGTGGACGAGGTCCGCGACGACAAGCGGGAGCGCGCGCTGGAGAAGGAGCGGCGCAAACTGGCCGGGCGCCGCGAGCGGGCCGAGATCCGGGCGATCAACCGCGGCGGCAGCCACTGGCGCGGACGCGGCGGCGGCGCACGGCAGTTGGAGTCGGCCGGCTCGGAGCCCGCGATAGCCGGCTCAGCCGAGGCCGGTCGCGAGGTCGAGGCCGGTGCCCGGGAAGCCGGTGCGCGCGAGGTCGAGGCGGCCGAGGGTACCGTCGTGCAGCCGGGCCTGCCGGCCCGTCCGGAGCGGCGCACCATCGACCTCACCGTCGACGAGGACACCGTCACGCTGCCCCGGCTGGACTCGCTGGAGCGCAAACTGAAGGACCTGGAGCAGCAGTTCGGCTGA